Proteins from a single region of Scleropages formosus chromosome 24, fSclFor1.1, whole genome shotgun sequence:
- the ube2c gene encoding ubiquitin-conjugating enzyme E2 C, with protein sequence MGAHRSEGRRDWLQQDAQEQQLSYNPWNIMIKHRQVQRRGRRSQMSVSYTDPVISMDLLRTVLQPNFNEDILAVFRKYMKFFEKAASNVKENVGEEVQADQLIRETCRNCLEQAKLLFSDGEKTVARPAFEPPVKRARHMDDDSSQRGSPVPRKRKGRPPGPVSSNDRTASHSNLTKPKTSEPIKRDGPKWDPSRLSEKSTFVLGSRANKALGMGGTRGRIYIKHADLFKYAADPQDKHWLAERQHMRATGGKMAYLLIEEDIQELARSEDYRDCPDVRMEELKPFTVPHWMIEKMQKAMEAQRFEKD encoded by the exons AACCCCTGGAATATCATGATTAAGCACAGACAAGTGCAACGCAGGGGTCGGCGCTCACAGATGAGCGTGAG TTACACAGACCCTGTGATTTCCATGGACCTTTTGCGAACTGTTCTGCAGCCAAACTTTAATGAAGACATATTGGCTGTGTTCCGGAAGTACATGAAG TTCTTTGAGAAAGCAGCTAGTAACGTGAAGGAGAACGTTGGTGAGGAGGTGCAAGCTGACCAGCTGATCAGGGAGACCTGTCGCAACTGCCTGGAACAG GCAAAACTGCTGTTCTCTGATGGTGAAAAAACAGTTGCAAGACCAGCTTTTGAACCTCCAGTCAAG CGTGCTCGCCACATGGACGATGACTCCAGCCAGAGAGGAAGTCCTGTTCCCCGGAAG AGAAAAGGTCGGCCCCCTGGGCCCGTCTCATCGAATGACCGAACAGCTTCCCACAGCAACCT GACCAAACCGAAAACATCAGAGCCAATAAAAAGAGATGGTCCCAAG TGGGACCCTTCAAGGCTGTCTGAGAAGAGCACATTTGTTCTGGGATCAAGAGCAAATAA AGCTCTGGGGATGGGCGGAACCAGAGGGCGGATTTATATCAAGCACGCGGACCTCTTCAAA TATGCCGCTGATCCGCAGGACAAGCACTGGCTGGCAGAAAGGCAACATATGAGGGCTACAGGTGGAAAAATG GCATACCTTCTGATTGAAGAAGATATTCAGGAGCTGGCACGGAGTGAAGACTACAG GGACTGCCCAGATGTCAGAATGGAGGAGCTGAAGCCTTTCACTGTTCCACACTGGATGATCGAAAAGATGCAAAAGGCAATGGAAGCGCAGCGGTTTGAGAAGGATTAG
- the LOC108936340 gene encoding ubiquitin-conjugating enzyme E2 C isoform X1, giving the protein MICVGRRVSLRCSHHDDAALIADLLLLFRIFPETEPLLLKGPVVLVVFPSRAMASQNMDPAAAAASTTAALKGGEAGGSAARGSVSKRLQQELMTLMMSGDKGISAFPESDNLFKWIGTIDGAQGTVYEGLRYKLSLEFPSGYPYKAPRVKFITPCYHPNVDEQGFICLDILKEKWSALYDVRSILLSIQSLLGEPNNESPMNAGAAELWENQEGRVLFSMLNINFVFMGFD; this is encoded by the exons ATGATATGTGTGGGGCGCCGCGTTAGCTTGCGCTGCAGTCATCATGATGATGCCGCTCTGATCGcggacctgctgctgctcttccgGATCTTTCCAGAGACAGAACCGCTGTTGTTAAAGGGCCCAGTCGTGTTGGTGGTGTTCCCGAGCAGAGCGATGGCTTCCCAGAACATGGAcccggcggcagcggcggcctCCACCACGGCGGCTCTGAAGGGCGGCGAGGCCGGCGGCAGTGCGGCCCGGGGCTCCGTCTCAAAACG ACTTCAGCAAGAGTTGATGACACTAATG ATGTCTGGAGACAAGGGAATTTCCGCTTTCCCAGAGTCGGACAATCTCTTTAAGTGGATTGGGACGATTGACGGGGCACAAGGAACG GTATACGAAGGCTTGCGGTACAAGTTGTCTTTAGAATTTCCCAGCGGTTACCCCTACAAAGCACCACGAGTAAAGTTCATCACGCCATGTTACCACCCCAATGTAGATGAGCAAGGCTTCATCTGTCTGGATATCCTGAAAGAGAAGTGGTCAGCCTTGTACGATGTTAGGTCTATTCTGCTCTCTATCCAGAGCCTGCTCGGAG AACCCAATAATGAAAGTCCAATGAATGCTGGTGCAGCAGAACTGTGGGAAAACCAGGAGGGTAGGGTTTTGTTTTCCATGCTAAATATCAACTTTGTTTTTATGGGATTTGATTGA
- the LOC108936340 gene encoding ubiquitin-conjugating enzyme E2 C isoform X2 encodes MICVGRRVSLRCSHHDDAALIADLLLLFRIFPETEPLLLKGPVVLVVFPSRAMASQNMDPAAAAASTTAALKGGEAGGSAARGSVSKRLQQELMTLMMSGDKGISAFPESDNLFKWIGTIDGAQGTVYEGLRYKLSLEFPSGYPYKAPRVKFITPCYHPNVDEQGFICLDILKEKWSALYDVRSILLSIQSLLGEPNNESPMNAGAAELWENQEAFRAHLHATYKS; translated from the exons ATGATATGTGTGGGGCGCCGCGTTAGCTTGCGCTGCAGTCATCATGATGATGCCGCTCTGATCGcggacctgctgctgctcttccgGATCTTTCCAGAGACAGAACCGCTGTTGTTAAAGGGCCCAGTCGTGTTGGTGGTGTTCCCGAGCAGAGCGATGGCTTCCCAGAACATGGAcccggcggcagcggcggcctCCACCACGGCGGCTCTGAAGGGCGGCGAGGCCGGCGGCAGTGCGGCCCGGGGCTCCGTCTCAAAACG ACTTCAGCAAGAGTTGATGACACTAATG ATGTCTGGAGACAAGGGAATTTCCGCTTTCCCAGAGTCGGACAATCTCTTTAAGTGGATTGGGACGATTGACGGGGCACAAGGAACG GTATACGAAGGCTTGCGGTACAAGTTGTCTTTAGAATTTCCCAGCGGTTACCCCTACAAAGCACCACGAGTAAAGTTCATCACGCCATGTTACCACCCCAATGTAGATGAGCAAGGCTTCATCTGTCTGGATATCCTGAAAGAGAAGTGGTCAGCCTTGTACGATGTTAGGTCTATTCTGCTCTCTATCCAGAGCCTGCTCGGAG AACCCAATAATGAAAGTCCAATGAATGCTGGTGCAGCAGAACTGTGGGAAAACCAGGAGG CTTTCAGAGCCCACTTGCATGCAACATACAAGAGTTAA